One Diceros bicornis minor isolate mBicDic1 chromosome 11, mDicBic1.mat.cur, whole genome shotgun sequence genomic region harbors:
- the NPY1R gene encoding neuropeptide Y receptor type 1 encodes MNATLFSQVENHSIYYNFSEKNSQFLAFENDDCHLPLAMIFTLALAYGAVIILGVSGNLALIIIILKQKEMRNVTNILIVNLSFSDLLVAIMCLPFTFVYTLMDHWVFGETMCKLNPFVQCVSITVSIFSLVLIAVERHQLIINPRGWRPNNRHAYIGIVVIWVLAVASSLPFLIYQVLTDEPFQNLTLDAYKDKYVCFDKFPSDSHRLSYTTLLLVLQYFGPLCFIFICYFKIYIRLKRRNNMMDKMRDSKYRSSETKRINIMLLSIVVAFAVCWLPLTIFNTVFDWNHQIIATCNHNLLFLLCHLTAMISTCVNPIFYGFLNKNFQRDLQFFFNFCDFRSRDDDYETIAMSTMHTDVSKTSLKQASPVAFEKINNDDNEKI; translated from the exons ATGAATGCAACATTATTTTCCCAGGTTGAAAATCATTCAATATACTATAATTTTTCAGAGAAGAATTCCCAGTTTTTGGCTTTTGAAAATGATGATTGTCATCTGCCCTTGGCCATGATATTTACATTAGCTCTTGCTTATGGAGCTGTGATAATCCTTGGGGTCTCTGGAAACCTGGCTTTGATCATAATCATCTTGAAACAAAAGGAGATGAGAAATGTTACCAACATCCTGATTGTGAACCTTTCCTTCTCAGACCTGCTTGTTGCCATCATGTGTCTCCCCTTCACATTCGTCTACACATTAATGGACCACTGGGTTTTTGGTGAGACAATGTGCAAGTTGAATCCTTTTGTGCAATGTGTTTCAATCACTGTATCCATTTTCTCTCTGGTCCTTATTGCTGTGGAACGGCATCAGCTGATAATCAACCCACGAGGGTGGAGGCCAAATAATAGACATGCTTACATAGGTATTGTTGTCATTTGGGTCCTTGCTGTGGCTTCTTCTTTACCGTTCCTGATCTATCAAGTACTGACTGATGAGCCATTCCAAAATCTAACGCTTGATGCATACAAGGACAAATACGTGTGCTTTGATAAATTTCCATCGGACTCTCATAGATTGTCTTAcaccactctcctcttggtgctGCAGTATTTTGGCCCactctgttttatatttatttgctaCTTCAAG aTATATATACgcttaaaaagaagaaacaacatgATGGACAAGATGAGAGACAGTAAGTACAGGTCCAGTGAAACCAAAAGAATCAACATCATGCTGCTCTCCATTGTGGTAGCATTTGCAGTCTGCTGGCTGCCTCTCACCATCTTCAACACTGTGTTTGATTGGAATCATCAGATCATTGCTACCTGCAACCATAATCTGTTATTCCTGCTCTGCCATCTCACAGCAATGATATCCACCTGTGTCAACCCTATATTTTATGGATTCCTGAACAAAAATTTTCAGAGAGACTTACAATTCTTCTTTAACTTTTGTGATTTCCGGTCTCGGGATGATGACTATGAGACAATAGCCATGTCTACCATGCACACAGATGTTTCTAAGACTTCTTTAAAGCAAGCAAGCCCAGTCGCATTTGAAAAAATCAACAACGATGATAATGAAAAAATCTGA